The Planctomycetaceae bacterium genome includes the window GCCGCAGCGTCACGCTGGCGTCGATGCCATGGGATTGCGACGATGATGTAGATGACGATGATGTAGATGTAGATGTAGATGTTGATGACCCTCTGCGATTCAGCCCGGAGGGCTTGCAGAAATTAGCCGGTGGTCGCCGCCGAGCGGCGCACCACCGGTCACCAGCCCACAATCGCCCGCATCCTGAAGGGATGCCAGAATTATACATCGGAGGATTTGATTGCGATTTGAAGAAATCCAGCATCCCTCCGGGATGCAATCTCGTTGTTGGGGCCATTTCCGGTGGTGCGCCGCTCGGCGGCGACCACCGGCTAATCTCTGATGTCCCTCCGGGACGAATCACAGAATTCAGTCTGAGGCGTCGCGCGTTCCAGACGAGTGAGTCAGAATCGCCGCGTCGCCGGAGAATGACGCAGCCAGCTCAACATCTGCGGCAGGCCGAGCATCACTTTGACTGAGCGGTTCCACACGCGAAGAAACCGTCCCTGAGTTCTCCGCCGCCGCCCTCGCCTGCGTCGCCTTGTGGACACTGAACCCAGCAACACAAAACAACAACCCAACAGCAAACAAAACCCGCACGCGGTATCCAAATAAAAGCGAGTGATGCTTCATGATGAAATCTCGTGGTCCTGACGCGGAAAGTTCCAAAGTCGGTTTCCAACATTCCCGTTGAACGGCATCCAATCGCTGCTGGTACCACGTGATTGTCGAACAGCTTCGCGGTCGATTCAGTTTTTTGCCTTCATTGAAACGCGAAAGTCATTCCGCCCGTCTGTCGAAAAATAGAAGCGGAACTCACATGGCAGATTACTTTGACTTAACCACAACAACTGTTTTGGCCACAGAGCGGGACCACCATGCCCTTCAGTCGACCACCAATAACAGCGGACCACCAGTTTTCTTGCTGACGGTCTATTCGCAATTTCCCGGAGCTTGGAGAGTCGTGGTGTGATCTGTGCCTCCAGCCAATCAACGTGGTGACGGAGATCGAGTGAATCAACAGCCGGCTCTGATTTCAATTGCCACGTGTCATAATCGCACTTCCAGAAGAATCCCGATGTGTCGTCGAGTAAATCACCCTTGTTATGAAAAATGCAATGTTCGCGACCGAACAGTGAGTTCATTTCATCTACGTCAATGTGATCGGCTTCAAAGTGAATTGCAGCAAACGTTCCATCTGCTGATGGATAATCAACATCCATGGGAATCAAACGAGGCGGGCTACAATGTGGCCTCAAACACTCTCTGTTAATACCGGATTCTTCGTGATGGACATTTGCCTGACGGTGCACTCGCAAGATCCAGTCACCGCTTGCACTCTCAAACAATACCGCAATCGTGAACTCCAAATCGAGTGCGGCCAGCCATTGCAATGACTCAGCATCTAGTGACGGCCCTGTTGAGGGTGACCGCGACCAAGAAAGCGTGTAGATCTGTAACCACGAATTGCTATCTGATAACGCAGCTCTCAATCGGTCAACTGAAGAACCGAGTTTGCGTCGGATGTGAGCAATGTGCGAATCAATTCGGTTGCTCTCCACTTCGTTTTCGGTCGAAGTCTTGAATGTTGCGGTCTCGGATTGACTCGAGGTCGCAGCATCCAAGCCTAGTTCAAGGCACAACCGACGGACCTCTTCGCTAGTTGTCAAACATCTCAACTCGACAAACGGAATTGAGAATTCGTCGCAGGTTTGGGATGTCGCATTTGTCACTATGACGAAACTCCGTGAACATCAGAGATAATCAAGAATCGAATCGATGAAGTTTCCATCAAGGTCGAAGTATTTTCCAAACTCATCAATGATTCCGTGATGATCATTCCCCAATCCCAAGTTCTTGCCCGGGTCTTTGAGCGACTCGAGGGCTCGACCCCATTCTCGCGATGTGAGGTTCTTTCCAAATTTTTCGTTGAGCGCCTTTGCCGTGTTTTCAAGGAATGTGTGTTCCGGTTTTTGGTGCGGAAATTCTTAATTTCTCGCCGAACAAGACCACCATTTTTCAGAAGTTGCTCGCACAGGTCATTCCCGTTATGCACCAGCACACCGCTGGTGCCGACATGGTAGACGTGTGCGACGTGGACTTCGAGGTTGTAGACGAAGGTTTGTTCGGGGACGGGGGTTGTGGAGACGACGGTGGTCAGGCCGTTGGGCGTTCGCAGAGTTTCGCCAAATTTTAGTGAGTCGGCTCTGACGAAGTCCTGCCGATCTTCGCTCCAGAACGGATGATTGCCCGTGCAGCCGATCGGTGAGGACTCACCGGCAATCGTCAGATCGATCGTGCGGGCCACTCGATGCCGAAACGTCCCCGTGACGACTCGACCGGGGCCGGCGGCGATCTCGGGACACGGCTCTATCGCCAGCACGCGGGCGTTACCGTCGATGCTGTATTCGGGGAAGGCACGCGGGGTTCTGTTGCCTTCGCGTCACTGGCGTCATTTCCACGACACTGCGAGTATGCTGTATTCGCTCCCACGATTCAGCCCGGAGGGCTTGCAGAAATTAGCCGGTGGTCGCCGCCGAGCGGCGCACCACCGGTCACCAGCCCACAATCGCCCGCATCCTGAAGGGATGCCGGAATTATGCATCGGAGGATTTGATTGCGATTTGAAGAAATCCAGCATCCCTCCGGGATGCAATCTCGTTGTTGGGGTTCCGGTGGTGCGCCGCTCGGCGGCGACCACCGGCTAATCTCGATGTCCCTTTGGGACGAATCGCAGGATGTGGCAACAAAAAGAATTCAAAAAGGTGGCAGGAACCGTTTCCATTCGAGATCAGGGCAGGAACAAGGACAGTGATTGATTGGCTATGGGACGATGCGCAGCCAGTCCTGATGTCGACTGACGATTGGGTGGGCATGATGTGGTTGGCACTAACCGACGCTGGAAACGGCAACTTACGACAATCGCCGAACCGTGCAATGAAGATGCGTAGCGGAAGCAGGAATGGACCTGGGTGGCGAAGCCGGGTGTCTTGATAATCGACGAACTCTCGGTTCGATCGGGTGATTGCGAACGTTCGAAGTCCAGCTCCAGTATCCGGCACTCGCTACTTCGCGGTATGCAAAGATTGATATTGTGATAATTCCTGAGGTCTGATAGCCTGGGTGGCGAGCCAGCACGGCGTTTTTCATGCGGATTCCACTGATGATTGTGACGTGCTTCGCACTTGGACAAACCGGCTGTTCGACTCTGATCGCCAGGTCTGGGACAGAACTATGGACGTTCAAATCGATCGAAGAAGTTCATGCCGTCTTTGGCAATCCCATTGAGATACGAAAGAACGAATCTGGTACCACCGAAACCTATCGGACGCGGCGAAAGCTCGCAGAACCTTCAAACGGTTACGGTATGGAGTTTGTCATGCTTTGGGGCACGAGAGAGCCTAAGAATACCTGGACCGAATTGAGCAAGTACGGCCGAACGATTCTTGCCAGCCGACGTGTTGAATTCCGGTATGACAATCAAGGCAATGTCAGCTCCTGGTCTGCTGAGAGTGGCTTCGGCGACTGACGCGCTGGTGCAAAGGACTGCGAACAAACGCGTTCGCCTACCGTCATTTTGCATGACACTCGAAGAAGCTGAATCTCTCTCTTAGGGACTATTTCCGAATGGCATTGGTACGCCATGCCGATTCCTGCTGATCCAATCGATGAAGCGAGTGATTTGCTACTTTTCAACTCGGGATACGAATTGTTGCGGCGTGCAACGTCAACAGGTTTCTTTACGACGCCAGCCGATGTGACTGCTGGCCATCGTTACTGGTCGCGTTTGCATCAAATGGTTGCAGTGACTACTTTGCTGACCATACAGGAACTTCGCCTCCCCCAATGATCGAAATTGATTTGGATTACATGGTCGAGCAGAATCTGAGTGAAGATCACGGACTCAGATTCTGCGATTTCGACCCATGGTACGAGAAGAGGATTGCGAGAAGACAAACAAAACGTTGAAGCGGTGTTGCCATCACCGCGTTACGAATGCCAGGCTCACAGCCGACAATCCGGGCGATGCATCCCTTAACATTGCAGCAGGCAAATGAAGTACGCAGCTTTCCTGAGCGGAATAAACGTCGGCAAAAGACGTGTCAAAATGCCGGTCCTTGCAGAAGTCTTTGAGGAACTTGGACATCAGAACGTCGCCACGTTCATCGCCAGCGGCAACGTCATTTTCCAAAGCAACAAGCGAAAACAATCTCTGATTGAGGACAATGCAGGCGATGCTCTTCGGCAGAGACTGGGGTATGAGGTGAACGTGTTCGTGCGCAGTTTTGACGACCTCAAAACGATCGCGAACGCGGAAACTCTCGACGAACACGAATCAGGGCAGTCCACGATTAATGTCGCATTTATGCGTAACGAATTGGATGCCAAAACAGCTGACAAGCTGGAATCTGTTCGAACCGAACACGATTCATTTCGCGTGATCGGTCGTGAATTCTACTGGATCTGTACAACCAGAATCTCCGAATCGAAGGTTTGGGCACTGCCTGAGACAAAATCGATCCAGCTCCCTCGCAACACCGTGCGAAATATAACGACAATCCGAAGGCTCGTCTCGAAATTCTTCACTGACTAACAACTGACTAACATTGAGACGGGTCCGGAACGTTGGTGTCTGGCTCACACTTCGATTGTGCATGCGTAATCTGCTGGCGCTTCGGAAAGGCCGAACCATTCAATACTCGCGGATTGTCGAGTGCCGCATATGAATCACATGCACTGAAACTGGGCTCGGCGACGGAGTCTGCAAATTCAGTCACTGGGCCCAATCCGGTGGTGCTCGATCCATACCCACAGTTGTGGAACAGATTTGGCCTTCGCGTTCATGGATACCCAAAGTCAGGTTTCAGCTGCTGCGGCTTCAAGCGCCTCGCGACCGACCGGTGGATCTACTTGCCAGGCGATGAGGGCCGTGCGAGCCGCGTGTTCAGACGTGACTTCTTTGATGTACTTAAACTCGTGCATCTGCCGTTCCATCAGGATTGGATCAGTCACCTTTAATGGTGCCAGACTCTGATTGATGACCCATCCAAATGGTTCGATTTCAGCTCGTCGCAGGTCTCGCTGCAGTTGAGCAGCTTCGTGCACCGGGGTCGCTTCAGGCAGCGTGACGATCAGCACTCTCGTAAGTTCCGGATTCCGTAAACGTGGCAACAGATTCTGCACTGCTTCGGGCATCTTACTGGCTTGCCGAGTGACCTCACGATGATAGGCTAGCGCAGAATCCAGCAGCAGGATGGTATGTCCTGTCGGGGCGGTATCAAGAACGACAAATGTATTGGTAGCCTCTGCGACTGCGTCGGCGAACGCTCGAAAGACCGCAATTTCTTCTGTGCAGGGCGATCTGAGGTCTTCTGCCAGCAGCAATTTGCCAGCTTCATCCAGTTCTGCCCCGGCGTTCTGCATCACCTCTGCGGAATACTTTGCAGTTTCAACAACAGGATCAATGCGACTGACTTTAAGATTGGGAAGGCTCTGACCGCTGACCGCCGCTGCGACATGAGCCGCTGGGTCCGTGGTCGAAAGATGAACTTGAAAGCCACGACCCGCAAGTGCTGTTGCGACAGCAGCCGCAACGGTCGTTTTGCCAACGCCGCCCTTTCCCACAGCCAGAATCAGTCCATGTCCCGGGGCCGCAAGCTCTTCGATCAGGACGTTTAACGACGGCGGCAATTCAGCCATCTGCAGGGTATCGAGATGAACTTTCTGAGTGCCCCCATCGAAATCTTCCGGCCTGCCTAGCTGACGCAGCGATTCAATGCCAAGGACTCCGCCAGGCCTCATGCGGATCACGGTCCGGTCCAGCACCGTTAGCGTTTCCGGCATTGCTGCGATTGCCGCGTCTCCCCGGTGCTGCATCGCATTTGCAATTCCATCGGAGGGATCGGATACCTGAAATACGGCATTGATGACCAGAGACTGGTTGTTGACGCCGAGTGATCTCAATTCGCGACTCGTACGATCCGCCTCGCGAAAAGCGGTGACCTCCGGGCGCGTGACGAGGATTAAGGTGGTGATGTCAGGATTGCTCAACGCTTCAACACTTCGCTTGTAGAGTGATTGTTGAGCCTGCAGTCCAGCGAGCGGTCCGATGCATGATGTGCCAGTGGTATTCGATTCCATGAACCCTGACCACGCCGATGGCAGAGTCAGCAGGCGAAGGGTGTGTCCTGTCGGAGCGGTGTCAAATATCACGTGGTCAAATTCGGCGGTCGCCGCAGAATCTCCGAGCAGTCGAGAGAACTCGTCGAACGCAGCAATCTCAAGGGTACATGATCCCGAAAACTGTTCCTCCATGCTCTGAATGGCTGCTGGTGGAAGAAGACCCCGATAGGGGCCCACCATTCGTTCGCGATACTCGGCTGCCGACTGTTCAGGATCAAGATTCATCCCGAACAAATTGGGTACCGCTTCAACAGGTGTCGGTTTCTGCCCAAGTTCTGACCCCAGAACCTCGTCAAGATTTGAAGCAGGATCCGTCGAAACCAACAGCACTCGTTTTCCGGAATCCGCCAGCCTGACTGCTGTCGCACAGGCAATTGACGTTTTACCAACGCCACCCTTGCCGGTGAAGAACAGATTGCGAGTTGGTGCGTTTAGAAATTCCATTTGCAGGAGCCCCTTCCTGAAGAACTGTGCTGATGACATCAGCGAACATCGACACCAGACGTCTGTGCTGCTGGCAGGTACCCCGGGAGTTCAGCGTTATCAGCAGCAGCCTGTATCTCCGCTGCAGCAGCCATCGGATGCGATGGGCAGTGAAACCCTGGGAAGAGAATCTTTGCCTTGTTCCCGATCGCCCGTCCAGTCGTGAAGCATGTCAAGAGTTGGATACGTGGCCTGACTCACAACTTGATCATTTACCATGATCACGGGAAGGACATCCGTTCCTTTGGTTGAAATCAAAGCATGAATCGTCGTGTTTTCGATGAAAGCCTGCGGCTGCTGCGCAAGATTGTATCTTTCGACTGTGTGTCCTGCATTTTTCAGCGTTTCCAGATCCGCAGCGAACCTGGGAAGTACTGGATCGACTTGAGGTCCACATATGCCGGTCGAACAACACATGGGCTTGTCATAGATTCGAATTGTTTTCATGCGAGCCTTCCTTTCGCTGTAGTCAACGCGGTCGATTTGATTCTGGCACCATCTTAATTCTTACAAGTTTTCATCAAACACAATCGAATCCATTCCGGAATGTTTTCACGAGTCGCAAAGATCGTACGCGCATTCCCGATTCAGACGCCAGCAGGACGGGTTCGGCGCCGGCCAGACGGGTGCTGACCAACGAACGCCGGAAGCAGTTTTTCACCGAACAATCTGGAGACTGACGGACTTGTTGCGATGCGCCATCGTGCTGTCGATGCAGCCGCCCTTCACGTGAGTCCTGCGTTTGCGCGATCCGCCTCGGCCATCAACAGCCGCGTGCCGCAGTCATTGAATCGGCCGGTTACCCCTGCAAATGAAGCGATGGACGGAAGCCCAGAGTCCCTTTGCTGGGTGATTCTGGTAGAATTCACGCCAACTGTGCCGATGGAAATGCGTCGAATCGAGCCGGACACTTTGCGGCTTTGTTCACGTTCGTTCGTTTTGTCTCTGAATTCAGCCAGACGCCTGACTGCAATGACTTCGGTCTTTTTTTTAACGGCGTTATTGCGTCACTTCCTGCCGGAGCCCGATGCTATGAAACTTTGTGTGCGACGACGATTTCTGTTGAGCGGCCTTGTTGGTTTCTTCCTGTGCTGGCATGAGACGGTCGGTACCGCGCGTGTGTTCTGCGATACAAATCATGGCAATCAACAATCGCTGACGAACGAAACCCCGGTGGAGAAGTCGTCGATTGCGGTCGCAAACGGTCAGCTGACAATCATTCAGCGAGCAAAAGATTCCGATGCATCTGACAACAGACTGCTCATTCATTTTCACGGCGCTGTACCTACGGTTCAAACCGCATTGAATCGCTGCAGAGTGCCCGGAACGGTCGCGGTGGTGAACTTCCCGGGGTTGTCTTCTGCTTACTCCGAACCTTTTACAGCTGACCCGAAGTTATTCGAGACCATCCTGAAAGCATGCTTGCCGGGTAGAGATATTGCAACACATGAACCCGATCTGACATTGTCGTCGTTTAGCGCGGGGTATGGTGCGATCCGGGAGATTCTGAAGTCGCGGGAACACTTTGATCGAGTGGACGCAATCGTGACCGCGGATTCCATCTATGCCGGGCTCGATTCAGAAAGCCCGGTGCGTATGGTCTCAGTTACCAACATGCAGGACTTTCTGCGGTTTGCTGACGCAGCGACGCAGAAAAGGAAGGTGTTTATTTTATCTCATTCCGCACAGCGGACTCCATACGCCAGCACAACGGAAACCGCCGGATACCTGCTGAACTCGCTGGGAATTAACCGTACACAAACCCATCAGATACACCAGACCGGATTTCTACCATCGACAACAGCACGTCAGGGTTACTTTGAAGTGATGGGATTTGAAGGCGAGACCGGTCAACATCATATGCAGCATCTGCACAATGTTGATGTGTTATGGAACAAACGATTTTCATTGCCCTCGGTACCTCCCATCAGCGAACCTTGACTGATGATGGATCGGCAGGCACATGCCGAGTATTCGGGTAAATCTGCCGTCGTGCGTTGCTCAACTGATAGCTCAAAGATCTGTGATGCCTCGGATATCGTGGCGAATTTCGCCGGATTTCAACCCCTGAGTCGTACGGGTGACAGAGTCGTTTTGGTGGCAGACGATTTCCCTTTCCCGGCTGCTCGGCATTGTTTTCCGGGGCGATTACGTGGACAATGTCTGTCCCACCGGATCTCCATCCCAGTTACTGTTTCACATCCGTTGTGCGTTGCCGCATCGTATGGCAAACCCGCATCGGCCCACCAGATAATGCCGTGTACTTCCGCCTGGCGTTATTGCCCGGCGTTTCGATTCTCCCACGAATCACGGGCAGTACGGTCGCCTCAAAACTTCATGAGCACAGCAATGAAAATTTCGTCCTACAACATTAACAAGTTGACTGCCTGCGTCTTTTTCGTGGCCTCGTTGATTTGCATGGAGTCAGGTCTGGCGGAAGAAAAGCCGCAGGAACAGATTCATGCCGCTTCTGCTGATGCGTCTGCAATTACCTTCGAAAAAGACATCCGTCCGATTTTTCGAGCCCACTGTTACGACTGCCACGGTGCAACAGAAGAGCTGCAGGGTGGGTTGGATTTGCGTCAGGTCCGGTTGATGCACAAAGGTGGCGAATCTGGTTCTGCAATCCAGCCTGGACGGCCCTCTGAAAGTTTGCTGCTGGAACGGATTCGCAGCGGAGAAATGCCTCCGAAAGGGCACGTGCCAGCAGAAGAAATTGCCATCATTGAAACATGGATCACTAGCGGCGCGAAAACGGCAAGACCTGAGCCAGAGAATCTACCACCCGG containing:
- a CDS encoding DUF4279 domain-containing protein; translation: MDVDYPSADGTFAAIHFEADHIDVDEMNSLFGREHCIFHNKGDLLDDTSGFFWKCDYDTWQLKSEPAVDSLDLRHHVDWLEAQITPRLSKLREIANRPSARKLVVRCYWWSTEGHGGPALWPKQLLWLSQSNLPCEFRFYFSTDGRNDFRVSMKAKN
- a CDS encoding DUF1697 domain-containing protein yields the protein MKYAAFLSGINVGKRRVKMPVLAEVFEELGHQNVATFIASGNVIFQSNKRKQSLIEDNAGDALRQRLGYEVNVFVRSFDDLKTIANAETLDEHESGQSTINVAFMRNELDAKTADKLESVRTEHDSFRVIGREFYWICTTRISESKVWALPETKSIQLPRNTVRNITTIRRLVSKFFTD
- the arsA gene encoding arsenical pump-driving ATPase, with the protein product MEFLNAPTRNLFFTGKGGVGKTSIACATAVRLADSGKRVLLVSTDPASNLDEVLGSELGQKPTPVEAVPNLFGMNLDPEQSAAEYRERMVGPYRGLLPPAAIQSMEEQFSGSCTLEIAAFDEFSRLLGDSAATAEFDHVIFDTAPTGHTLRLLTLPSAWSGFMESNTTGTSCIGPLAGLQAQQSLYKRSVEALSNPDITTLILVTRPEVTAFREADRTSRELRSLGVNNQSLVINAVFQVSDPSDGIANAMQHRGDAAIAAMPETLTVLDRTVIRMRPGGVLGIESLRQLGRPEDFDGGTQKVHLDTLQMAELPPSLNVLIEELAAPGHGLILAVGKGGVGKTTVAAAVATALAGRGFQVHLSTTDPAAHVAAAVSGQSLPNLKVSRIDPVVETAKYSAEVMQNAGAELDEAGKLLLAEDLRSPCTEEIAVFRAFADAVAEATNTFVVLDTAPTGHTILLLDSALAYHREVTRQASKMPEAVQNLLPRLRNPELTRVLIVTLPEATPVHEAAQLQRDLRRAEIEPFGWVINQSLAPLKVTDPILMERQMHEFKYIKEVTSEHAARTALIAWQVDPPVGREALEAAAAET
- the arsD gene encoding arsenite efflux transporter metallochaperone ArsD, whose amino-acid sequence is MKTIRIYDKPMCCSTGICGPQVDPVLPRFAADLETLKNAGHTVERYNLAQQPQAFIENTTIHALISTKGTDVLPVIMVNDQVVSQATYPTLDMLHDWTGDREQGKDSLPRVSLPIASDGCCSGDTGCC